The genomic stretch GGCTGGCGCGAAGCCGATTCAGCTGGTTCTGACCGAGCACGGAACGTTGCTGGTGGACGGCGCGCCGACCACGTTCGAGCAGGTGTTGCCGCGGCTTCGCGCGCTACGCGAGCGTCAACCCGAGAGTCAGGTGACGATCGATGCCGAGCAAAAGGTGGAGCACGGTCGCATCGTTCAGCTGCTGGACGCGGTGCGAACGGCGGGATTCACCGGGGTGGGGATCGGAGTGCGCCACGCGGGATCCTCGTCCGGCCAGAGCACGCGTTAGGAAGTGCTCAGGACGCCCGCTTCCTCTCCGAGCCGGGCGTACGTGAAACCGGAGATCACGTCGAACAGGAAATGGACGAGGATCGGCAGATAGAGCGAGCCGCTCTGCAGCATCAGGAACTGGAGCAGCACGCCGTAGAGGAAAACGATCCCCATCGAGAGCTTGTCCTGGAAGGCATGGGCCAGGCCGTGGACCGCGGCCGCGATCAAGGTGGCGAAGGCCACGCTGCCGGTGGCCCAGAGCAGCAGCGAGAACATCACCCCGCGGTAGGTGGTCTCCTCGACCAGCGCGGCCATCGCCGAAAGCGCCACCCACAGTCCCTGCTCCTTACGCCCTTTGGGCATGAAGAGGGAGATCCGGCGGTCGCCTCGAGCCACCGCCGCGCGCCACCGCGGCCACACCGGCACCAGCATGGCCACCAGCGTGAAGGCGGCCTGCAGCCATCCAGCGGCCGTCGGCCAGGCGCGCGGGTAGAGCTCCATGTGGTGCATGAAGCCGACGATGAGCGCGATCGGGAACAGCACCGCCAGCGAGATGATCGCGCCGGAGTAGAAGGCCGATCGTGACGGGAGCGCCGCCAACCCATCGAGCTGGACCTTGGTCCTCCACGCCTTCCACGGGATGTAGGTGCCGTGGAAGAAGAGGAAGAGCCAACCGCTGAGGCCGATGGCTCCCGGGTCGAGCCGCATACCCTTACCTCCCGTCAGCCTTCGACGGCCGGCTGCACTCCGGGCGGCTTGGCTCCGACGAATCGAGTCCTGATGAATTCGGCGGCGCTCTCAGGCGCCAGCTTCACCGTTCCGGGCCCGCTTCTGACGAAGAAATCGCCCTCCGGGGAAGATTCGAGCTCCTTCCACTTGAGGAAGACCGGTTCCGGACTCCTCTGACAGCTCACGACGCATACCGTCTTGCCCTGCACGATCTGGGTCTTGGGATCGATGCACGTCCCCGCCCGGTCGCCGAGCGCGTTCCGCACGACCTGCGCCAGGTGGCGCATGAACTTGTCGTCGTTCTCGAGGCGATCCGGCTCGATGCCGACGACGGTGCCATCGTCTGCCACCCCGATCAGGAGGTCCCCGCCCTCGGTGTTGAGGAACGCGGCGACAGTCTTGAGGGCGGCATGAGTCACACCGACATCGTCCCGGCGGTCTTCCTTGAGACTCCAGCGCAGTGTGGCCTTGAATTCCAGAGTCTTCGACTCCCCGCGGCGGATCAGCTCTTCAGCGCTCCGGTGGGTTCGAAGGTACTGGTCGAACAGATAGTTCTTGATCGCCTCGCCGAAAGCCCGG from Candidatus Eisenbacteria bacterium encodes the following:
- a CDS encoding biopolymer transporter ExbD, giving the protein MSRIVFRERKARKHVDLNVISLVDVLFLLLIFFTLTSTFKRAGELELNLPKSTTAGQAGSTAGAKPIQLVLTEHGTLLVDGAPTTFEQVLPRLRALRERQPESQVTIDAEQKVEHGRIVQLLDAVRTAGFTGVGIGVRHAGSSSGQSTR
- a CDS encoding CPBP family intramembrane glutamic endopeptidase; this encodes MRLDPGAIGLSGWLFLFFHGTYIPWKAWRTKVQLDGLAALPSRSAFYSGAIISLAVLFPIALIVGFMHHMELYPRAWPTAAGWLQAAFTLVAMLVPVWPRWRAAVARGDRRISLFMPKGRKEQGLWVALSAMAALVEETTYRGVMFSLLLWATGSVAFATLIAAAVHGLAHAFQDKLSMGIVFLYGVLLQFLMLQSGSLYLPILVHFLFDVISGFTYARLGEEAGVLSTS